From a region of the Leptospira montravelensis genome:
- the bioA gene encoding adenosylmethionine--8-amino-7-oxononanoate transaminase yields the protein MKFNPLQTYTWVPLTIQEEGETLIDIVEAQGEFVKDSEGNQWIDAIASWWTMIFGHRHPKLVSALKTQIDELDHVMLAGHIHPAAEALSKSLLELTHFDFHKVFYSDNGSNAIEIALKLAIQYYRNHPDFKPRSEFLVFSSSYHGDSIGAMNVSGKNYFNRIFSDLRFPTKEFPAPNCMNCPWGKNVSSCATECLNDLELSIKQNDYAGIVIEPLVFGANGMLFYDKKVLIKLRELATQTNTLLIFDEVFTGMGRLGEFFAYQVAGVKPDLLVMAKGLTGGMLPLGATLVSEFIYQQFLSKDPYHAFFHAHTMTGNPLACSVGYASVKLLKENGLELVKKLESSLRKRIEPFQKKLGKRIQNVRVFGGIFAFEYKETIAEDEYLNPIGKKIREQMREFRVLLRPLGRTIYITPPYTISEESLDQIFLAMEETLLSFVDSD from the coding sequence ATGAAGTTTAACCCACTCCAAACGTATACATGGGTTCCCTTGACCATCCAAGAAGAAGGGGAAACATTAATCGATATCGTCGAAGCCCAAGGGGAGTTCGTAAAAGATTCTGAAGGAAATCAGTGGATTGATGCCATTGCAAGTTGGTGGACAATGATTTTTGGTCATCGTCATCCTAAGTTAGTATCCGCACTTAAAACACAAATTGATGAACTAGATCATGTGATGCTTGCAGGTCACATCCATCCTGCTGCCGAAGCCTTATCTAAATCATTATTAGAACTCACTCATTTTGATTTCCATAAAGTATTCTATTCAGATAACGGATCAAATGCGATAGAAATTGCATTAAAACTCGCTATCCAATATTATAGAAACCACCCAGACTTCAAACCTAGATCAGAGTTTCTAGTATTTTCTAGTTCCTACCACGGTGATAGCATTGGAGCCATGAATGTTTCTGGAAAAAATTATTTTAATCGAATTTTTTCTGATCTTAGGTTCCCAACAAAAGAATTCCCAGCTCCCAATTGTATGAATTGCCCTTGGGGAAAAAATGTGAGCAGTTGTGCTACAGAATGTTTAAACGATTTAGAACTTAGTATCAAACAAAATGACTATGCAGGCATTGTCATTGAACCTTTGGTATTTGGCGCCAACGGGATGTTATTTTATGATAAAAAAGTATTAATCAAACTTAGGGAACTTGCGACACAAACCAATACGCTTCTTATCTTTGATGAAGTATTTACAGGAATGGGAAGACTAGGTGAGTTTTTTGCTTACCAAGTGGCAGGAGTGAAGCCAGATCTTCTAGTGATGGCAAAAGGACTCACTGGGGGGATGTTACCCCTCGGTGCCACATTAGTTTCTGAATTCATATATCAACAATTTTTATCTAAAGATCCTTATCATGCATTCTTTCATGCACATACAATGACGGGAAACCCTTTGGCATGTAGCGTGGGTTATGCGTCAGTAAAACTTTTAAAAGAAAATGGACTCGAACTTGTTAAAAAATTAGAAAGTTCATTGCGAAAGCGAATAGAACCATTCCAAAAAAAATTAGGAAAACGAATCCAGAATGTTCGTGTGTTTGGTGGAATCTTTGCTTTTGAATACAAAGAAACTATCGCAGAAGATGAATATTTGAATCCTATTGGGAAAAAAATACGGGAACAAATGAGAGAGTTTCGCGTTCTTTTGCGTCCACTTGGAAGAACGATTTATATCACACCTCCTTATACTATTTCGGAGGAATCCCTAGATCAAATTTTTTTGGCAATGGAAGAAACCCTTCTTAGTT
- the bioD gene encoding dethiobiotin synthase gives MGQAFYVAGTGTDVGKTFFSCLFMAKYAESYGFRYWKPIQTGAVGTGDTELVQKTTDLPESYFLKPVYEFQTPASPHYASKQEGRILDPKFLLNELSKERKSNTLVEGAGGVFVPWTDDYLTIRGIGESNFPVVVIGSTELGTINHTLLTLDALTSRFVAVLGFYLVGPESSLQVDNAETIQRLGGAPCLGITNFPKQKLSPSEFISFTNNHFDTDRNVIDTLLNPEDEV, from the coding sequence ATGGGCCAAGCTTTTTACGTTGCAGGAACCGGGACCGATGTGGGAAAAACTTTTTTTTCCTGCCTCTTTATGGCAAAATACGCGGAAAGTTATGGATTTCGTTATTGGAAACCCATCCAAACTGGGGCTGTAGGCACTGGTGATACAGAATTGGTCCAAAAAACTACCGACTTACCAGAATCTTATTTTCTAAAACCAGTGTATGAATTCCAAACTCCTGCCAGTCCACATTATGCCTCTAAACAAGAAGGCAGAATTTTAGATCCTAAGTTCCTATTGAATGAACTTTCTAAAGAAAGAAAATCCAATACCCTTGTAGAAGGTGCCGGTGGCGTTTTTGTTCCGTGGACTGACGACTATTTAACCATAAGAGGTATCGGGGAAAGTAATTTTCCTGTTGTGGTCATTGGATCGACTGAGCTTGGCACTATCAATCATACCTTACTGACCTTAGATGCACTTACAAGTAGGTTCGTTGCTGTACTTGGATTTTATTTAGTGGGACCTGAAAGTTCGCTTCAGGTTGATAATGCGGAAACAATACAAAGATTAGGTGGTGCTCCTTGTTTAGGAATTACCAATTTTCCAAAGCAAAAGTTATCTCCTTCCGAATTTATTTCTTTTACTAATAATCATTTTGATACCGATCGGAATGTAATTGATACCTTACTCAATCCAGAAGATGAAGTTTAA
- a CDS encoding cyclic nucleotide-binding domain-containing protein — translation MQLPLWKSILKRDENPITEISHFLRETAIFEGMSRRTLREVARLIHKRKYYAGETIFYQGQAGTGVYLILQGKVEIFSEREGVTLKLAELEKGAFFGELALFQDFPRSATAVALVDSILLGFFQPELKTLLETKPRVGNDLLLSFASIIADRLRKTNDTLEAAYFKSKKNKTK, via the coding sequence ATGCAACTTCCCCTTTGGAAATCCATTCTCAAACGTGACGAAAATCCGATTACCGAGATTTCTCATTTTTTACGTGAAACCGCTATCTTTGAAGGAATGTCTCGAAGGACATTACGAGAAGTAGCAAGACTCATCCACAAACGGAAGTACTATGCAGGTGAAACCATTTTTTACCAAGGCCAAGCGGGAACGGGAGTGTATCTCATTTTACAAGGGAAAGTTGAAATTTTTTCGGAAAGAGAAGGTGTTACTTTAAAGCTCGCCGAACTAGAGAAAGGTGCCTTTTTTGGTGAACTTGCGTTATTCCAAGACTTTCCAAGATCTGCAACTGCCGTGGCCCTTGTTGATTCTATTTTACTTGGTTTTTTCCAACCAGAATTAAAAACATTATTGGAAACCAAACCGAGAGTGGGAAACGACTTACTGCTTAGTTTTGCATCCATTATTGCCGACAGACTCCGCAAAACAAATGATACACTCGAAGCTGCTTACTTCAAAAGTAAAAAAAATAAAACCAAATGA
- a CDS encoding AI-2E family transporter, translating to MNPKEFNISSLILRTAFFGLIALTVLIGVVGVKFLAIPLLISGIHFYIFHGIVDYFESRGIHRAITIIIIFSILIFAAYWFLAFYLPNLFEKAQPIVSEWSVKMDDPNFQLLDFNKLPVLSKNPDLWKKIINPEEVAKMATSNLEEFLRELIVMIPTFISWMIIIPIISFFLLLDANLIYKTMISFIPNRFFEMFLMVFYRMNQQITSYLKSLVIQCGIMAMVASIGFYIVGVKFFILFGVFLGVANSIPYLGPLVGAIPPILFSILFPEISPSIGSIASVVVVAQLVDNAIVQPVVIANAVSLHPLAILIGIAVGGNFFGIFGMLLAIPVLSILKVTIGILYHALKEHQII from the coding sequence ATGAATCCAAAAGAATTCAATATATCATCCTTAATATTAAGAACTGCATTTTTTGGACTCATAGCTCTAACGGTTTTAATTGGAGTTGTAGGTGTAAAGTTCTTAGCAATTCCACTCTTAATTTCAGGAATCCATTTTTATATCTTTCATGGAATTGTTGACTATTTTGAATCAAGAGGAATCCATAGAGCCATAACAATTATCATTATTTTTTCTATTTTGATTTTTGCTGCTTATTGGTTTCTGGCTTTTTATCTACCAAATCTTTTTGAAAAGGCACAACCCATTGTTTCTGAATGGTCTGTCAAAATGGATGATCCCAATTTTCAATTATTAGATTTTAATAAATTACCAGTACTCTCAAAAAATCCGGATCTCTGGAAAAAAATCATTAATCCAGAAGAAGTGGCAAAGATGGCAACAAGTAATTTAGAAGAATTTTTAAGAGAATTGATTGTGATGATCCCCACTTTTATAAGTTGGATGATCATTATACCAATCATCAGTTTCTTTTTGCTTCTGGATGCAAATTTGATTTATAAAACAATGATAAGTTTTATACCAAATCGTTTTTTTGAAATGTTTCTAATGGTTTTTTACCGAATGAACCAACAGATTACTAGTTACTTAAAAAGTTTAGTGATCCAATGCGGAATTATGGCTATGGTGGCTTCCATTGGATTTTATATCGTGGGAGTTAAGTTCTTTATTCTATTTGGTGTGTTTTTGGGTGTTGCCAATTCGATTCCCTACTTAGGACCACTTGTAGGAGCGATTCCACCTATTTTATTTTCGATTCTGTTTCCAGAAATTTCACCATCGATTGGATCGATAGCCTCGGTGGTCGTGGTAGCACAGCTAGTAGACAATGCGATTGTACAACCAGTGGTCATTGCCAATGCAGTTTCACTTCACCCACTAGCAATACTCATCGGAATTGCCGTTGGCGGAAATTTTTTCGGAATCTTTGGGATGTTACTCGCAATCCCAGTTTTATCCATTCTTAAAGTAACCATTGGAATTCTTTACCACGCACTCAAAGAACACCAGATCATTTAA
- a CDS encoding DMT family transporter, whose product MSRIFTPELFLVIAAILWGGTFVVIKLALDSVPPFLFLAVRFWLAGIVTLLLYRKTLFSKANRRWDYIFPAFFVACSALLGYVFQTIGLVYTTATQSGFMTGAYVVFVPLLQIAIERRLPSIRTWIAVLIVVVGLFLISQNGKSYEEILKSTGFGLGDGLTLIGAFFFAIYIILIDIFSKKIPAQILVSFEILLIAIVSTSLFPVESIFLNQSISIHFDLKFWIGVIYTSIFATIFTTQIQTRYQKAVPPARAGLLYSLEPVFSFFLAYLVLGERLGIVGTIGSGLTLFGIVFSELGKWNQREE is encoded by the coding sequence ATGTCCAGGATCTTCACTCCGGAACTCTTTTTGGTGATTGCCGCCATTCTTTGGGGTGGAACCTTTGTGGTCATCAAACTTGCGCTGGATTCAGTGCCTCCCTTTCTATTTTTAGCTGTCAGGTTTTGGCTCGCCGGAATTGTCACCTTACTCCTTTACCGAAAGACTTTGTTTTCCAAAGCAAACCGCAGATGGGACTATATATTTCCTGCCTTTTTTGTCGCTTGTTCTGCTCTTTTAGGATATGTATTTCAAACCATTGGCCTTGTTTATACAACCGCCACTCAGTCTGGTTTTATGACCGGGGCTTATGTTGTCTTTGTACCCTTATTACAAATTGCTATAGAACGTCGGCTTCCATCCATTCGAACTTGGATTGCTGTTTTGATTGTTGTGGTTGGATTATTTTTGATTTCTCAAAATGGAAAATCCTATGAAGAAATTCTTAAATCCACTGGTTTTGGATTGGGTGATGGGCTCACGCTGATCGGTGCATTTTTCTTTGCGATTTATATCATATTAATTGATATATTTAGTAAAAAGATTCCTGCACAAATTTTGGTATCCTTTGAGATTCTACTCATCGCGATTGTATCTACAAGTTTATTTCCAGTGGAATCCATATTTTTAAATCAATCCATCTCCATACATTTTGATTTAAAATTTTGGATTGGAGTCATATATACTTCTATTTTTGCAACGATTTTCACAACCCAAATTCAAACCAGATACCAGAAAGCAGTTCCTCCCGCAAGAGCAGGTTTACTCTATAGTTTAGAGCCTGTGTTTTCTTTTTTTCTCGCATATCTAGTGTTAGGCGAAAGATTGGGAATTGTAGGGACTATTGGTTCCGGTCTTACCCTTTTTGGAATTGTGTTTTCTGAATTAGGTAAATGGAACCAGAGAGAAGAATAA
- the ung gene encoding uracil-DNA glycosylase, whose translation MKDVQIESGWKEVLKEEFEKTYFTNLREWVRDQYKTSTVYPPAKLIFNAFDSCPFDQVKVVILGQDPYHGPGQAHGLCFSVNEGVPFPPSLQNIFKEIADDLQKPIPKSGNLTHWANQGVLLLNATLTVQKDKAGSHQNKGWEEFTDATIKILAEKKSNLVFLLWGSFAQKKEFLIPPNKHLVLKSAHPSPLSAYRGFLGNKHFSKTNEYLLTQGKKPIDW comes from the coding sequence TTGAAAGACGTACAAATTGAATCTGGTTGGAAAGAAGTTCTCAAGGAGGAATTTGAAAAAACTTATTTTACTAACTTACGAGAATGGGTCAGAGACCAATACAAAACCTCTACCGTATATCCTCCTGCAAAATTGATCTTCAATGCATTTGATTCTTGTCCTTTTGACCAAGTAAAAGTGGTGATCCTTGGTCAAGATCCCTACCACGGCCCAGGACAAGCACATGGACTTTGTTTTTCCGTCAATGAAGGAGTTCCCTTTCCTCCATCCTTACAAAATATCTTTAAAGAAATAGCAGACGATTTACAAAAACCCATCCCAAAATCAGGGAACTTAACCCATTGGGCAAACCAAGGTGTCCTTCTTTTAAACGCAACGCTAACTGTGCAAAAAGACAAAGCAGGATCTCATCAAAACAAAGGTTGGGAAGAATTTACTGATGCTACCATCAAAATCTTGGCGGAGAAAAAATCGAATCTAGTGTTTTTGTTATGGGGATCATTCGCTCAGAAAAAAGAATTTCTCATCCCACCAAACAAACATTTGGTTTTAAAATCAGCACATCCCTCTCCTCTTTCTGCTTACAGAGGATTTTTGGGAAACAAACATTTCTCTAAAACCAACGAATACTTACTTACACAAGGAAAGAAACCCATTGACTGGTAA
- a CDS encoding DMT family transporter, translated as MTGNEKKGYFFVFLTGVFFAFEVIGFKEIFRKFNLEPEIAALFGVGFSFLVVTPYFLISKSRRIKVVTTIKRDGYILTLGTVSNAIGIVLYYYALKQTDLGPAAILIKTTVLYNVLLGVFFLGEKLHSTEVFGILIAILGIYMISTLEGQINVLSAFCILLSAFLFAIQSYMIKRFIPEILGLEYAYLRLLLLSLFFFIYSLSVGSFHFPDLFIIVTLGLFSLLGYFLGRAFYFEAHNYLPISKLNATLLIEPIFLMFVGILFMKEPFDEKKLAGAALILTGLYLIVFHKRKEKL; from the coding sequence TTGACTGGTAACGAAAAAAAAGGATATTTTTTTGTATTTCTGACGGGAGTTTTTTTTGCCTTTGAGGTCATTGGGTTTAAAGAGATTTTTCGAAAGTTTAATTTGGAACCAGAAATAGCTGCTCTCTTTGGAGTTGGGTTTTCATTTTTAGTGGTGACACCCTATTTTTTAATTTCAAAAAGCAGAAGAATTAAGGTGGTCACAACGATAAAAAGAGATGGTTACATTTTAACCTTAGGAACTGTTTCTAATGCAATAGGGATCGTTTTATATTACTATGCTCTCAAACAAACCGATTTAGGTCCCGCCGCCATTCTTATCAAAACAACAGTTCTTTACAATGTATTACTTGGAGTTTTTTTCTTAGGAGAAAAGTTACATAGTACAGAAGTTTTTGGAATCCTGATTGCTATTTTGGGAATATATATGATTTCCACATTGGAAGGCCAAATCAATGTTTTGTCGGCATTTTGTATTTTACTCAGTGCCTTTCTTTTTGCGATCCAAAGTTATATGATAAAAAGATTCATCCCTGAAATTTTAGGATTAGAATATGCTTATTTAAGACTCTTACTTTTGAGTTTGTTTTTCTTTATTTATTCCCTATCTGTTGGAAGTTTTCATTTTCCTGATCTTTTTATCATAGTTACACTTGGTTTATTTTCACTTCTTGGTTATTTTTTAGGTAGAGCCTTTTATTTTGAAGCACATAATTATTTACCTATCAGTAAACTCAATGCAACTTTGCTTATTGAACCCATCTTCTTAATGTTTGTTGGTATATTGTTTATGAAAGAACCTTTTGACGAGAAAAAACTCGCAGGTGCTGCTCTCATTCTAACGGGATTGTATTTGATTGTTTTTCATAAACGAAAGGAGAAATTATGA
- a CDS encoding 4a-hydroxytetrahydrobiopterin dehydratase: MREKPTSLSEEEIENLLDHYKEWKLDKKDGKPIFKFEKEFRNFIEAFSFITKVALVSESINHHAEIWNVYNKLKLELFTHETSSLTTKDKEFITLLMK; this comes from the coding sequence ATGAGAGAAAAACCAACAAGTTTATCAGAAGAGGAAATTGAAAATCTTTTAGATCATTACAAGGAATGGAAATTAGACAAAAAAGATGGAAAACCAATTTTCAAATTTGAAAAAGAATTCCGTAATTTTATCGAAGCATTTTCATTTATCACAAAAGTGGCGTTAGTTTCTGAATCCATAAATCACCATGCAGAGATTTGGAATGTTTACAACAAACTTAAATTGGAATTATTTACACATGAAACCAGTAGCCTTACCACAAAAGATAAAGAATTCATCACTTTACTGATGAAATAA
- a CDS encoding porin OmpL1 yields MLKSLRFGMMGFLLLCLAGSLSAQSGPRSYFMVGLGMQFDLAQLGGTITKDGLDSRLPVTNNAGALTGGQQKAIYSENTLVSLKRSTGGVIGGKNSGAMTGGNINIGYEKEGIFGLNNLFFRINANYTTKIAGGDTTSTVMGYKWLDQEWNYTAVTVPTYIGVKLYNAANDTAVYIGGGVNYFKGMWNVSGTINAPGLELMTAGLGSNGSPLLGRGGALLGDVPSPGVAKENAKFGASGFGFNWIVGAQTKVTDKGHLFFELETILSAGMGVAGVTSVGGASALAPWAAYPVVVGGQTYRVGYKIEI; encoded by the coding sequence ATGCTCAAATCTCTTCGCTTTGGAATGATGGGGTTCTTACTTTTGTGCTTAGCTGGTAGCTTAAGCGCACAATCCGGTCCTCGCTCGTATTTTATGGTCGGTCTAGGTATGCAATTTGACCTAGCGCAACTCGGCGGAACTATCACAAAAGATGGTCTCGATTCTCGCCTTCCAGTTACTAATAACGCAGGTGCTTTGACTGGTGGACAACAAAAAGCCATTTATTCAGAAAACACTTTGGTCAGCTTAAAAAGATCTACTGGTGGAGTGATCGGTGGAAAAAATAGCGGAGCGATGACTGGTGGTAACATTAACATCGGTTACGAAAAAGAAGGAATCTTCGGACTCAACAATCTCTTTTTCCGTATCAATGCTAACTACACTACTAAAATTGCCGGTGGTGATACAACATCTACAGTAATGGGTTACAAATGGTTAGACCAAGAGTGGAATTATACTGCTGTAACAGTTCCTACTTACATTGGTGTTAAATTATACAATGCAGCTAACGATACAGCTGTTTACATCGGTGGTGGTGTGAACTACTTTAAAGGTATGTGGAATGTATCTGGAACAATCAACGCTCCTGGTTTAGAGTTAATGACTGCTGGACTAGGTTCTAATGGTTCTCCACTACTTGGTCGTGGGGGCGCTCTTTTGGGTGATGTTCCAAGTCCAGGTGTTGCAAAAGAAAATGCAAAATTTGGTGCTAGTGGATTCGGTTTCAACTGGATCGTAGGAGCTCAAACAAAAGTAACTGACAAAGGTCACCTTTTCTTCGAATTGGAAACTATCCTTTCAGCAGGAATGGGTGTTGCGGGTGTAACATCTGTTGGTGGTGCTAGTGCACTTGCTCCTTGGGCAGCTTACCCAGTAGTAGTGGGTGGACAAACTTACCGTGTAGGTTACAAAATCGAAATTTAA
- the carA gene encoding glutamine-hydrolyzing carbamoyl-phosphate synthase small subunit, producing MQAFLVLANGTVMKGRSFGANKNSIGEVVFNTSMAGYQEIITDPSYKGQLVTLTYPMIGNYGINPDDMESDRIQASGLIVKEYVKRPSNFQSKETLSDFLIRFGVPAIEGIDTRKLTRMIRNSGAMSCGIFISETYDDSFLEAVKKAPSMEGQDLAQVVTCEKPYVFGAHSPSKFKLAVYDFGIKRNILKLLDAAGFNVHVFPAKTKAEDLLKEGFDAFFLSNGPGDPAPLDYAISSAKAIMDAKKPLFGICLGHQIIGLALGKKTAKLKFGHRGGNHPVRNEETGKIEITSQNHGFHVLGESTKEMPITRINLFDQTVAGLKITGLPVMAVQYHPEACPGPHDSAYHFQEFYSMVESSKS from the coding sequence ATGCAGGCTTTTTTGGTTTTAGCAAACGGAACGGTCATGAAGGGCCGATCCTTCGGTGCAAATAAGAATTCGATTGGTGAGGTAGTCTTTAATACCTCTATGGCGGGATATCAGGAAATCATTACTGATCCTTCCTACAAAGGCCAACTTGTGACACTCACTTACCCTATGATTGGGAACTATGGAATCAATCCTGATGACATGGAATCAGATAGGATACAGGCTTCTGGACTCATCGTCAAAGAATACGTAAAACGTCCTTCTAACTTTCAATCCAAAGAAACACTAAGTGATTTTTTGATCCGATTTGGTGTTCCAGCGATTGAAGGAATCGATACTCGCAAACTAACGCGCATGATTCGTAACTCAGGTGCCATGTCTTGTGGAATTTTCATTAGCGAAACTTACGATGATTCTTTTTTGGAGGCAGTCAAAAAGGCTCCTTCTATGGAAGGCCAAGACTTGGCCCAAGTGGTCACTTGCGAAAAACCTTATGTATTTGGTGCCCATTCTCCTAGTAAGTTTAAACTTGCAGTATATGATTTCGGAATCAAAAGAAACATTTTAAAACTTTTGGATGCAGCGGGATTCAATGTTCATGTTTTCCCTGCCAAAACTAAAGCTGAAGATTTACTAAAAGAAGGTTTTGATGCATTTTTCCTTTCCAATGGTCCTGGGGATCCAGCACCGTTGGACTATGCCATTTCCTCTGCAAAAGCCATTATGGATGCTAAAAAACCTCTCTTTGGAATTTGTTTAGGCCACCAAATCATTGGTTTAGCCTTAGGCAAAAAGACCGCCAAACTCAAGTTTGGTCATAGAGGTGGAAACCATCCTGTCAGAAATGAAGAAACTGGCAAAATTGAAATTACATCCCAAAACCACGGTTTCCATGTTCTTGGTGAATCCACAAAAGAGATGCCGATTACAAGGATCAACTTATTTGATCAAACAGTTGCAGGTCTAAAAATTACAGGCCTTCCAGTTATGGCAGTCCAATACCATCCAGAGGCCTGTCCAGGTCCGCATGATTCCGCTTACCATTTCCAAGAATTTTATTCTATGGTAGAATCCAGCAAATCATAA
- a CDS encoding DUF5808 domain-containing protein — MSYGEDKNFWGIPYGTEISAEAFVKDIWDPSTEEILTPKQFFGLGWGINLHALGRRVGVIK, encoded by the coding sequence ATGTCATACGGTGAAGATAAAAATTTTTGGGGAATCCCATACGGAACAGAAATTTCAGCAGAAGCATTTGTGAAAGATATTTGGGACCCAAGTACAGAGGAAATCCTAACGCCAAAACAATTTTTTGGACTCGGTTGGGGAATCAACCTACATGCCTTGGGCCGTAGAGTGGGTGTGATCAAATAA
- a CDS encoding MBOAT family O-acyltransferase, whose amino-acid sequence MLFNSLSFLFHFLLFYTIYYFVSYRIRKYLLLAFGIYFYSKWNVNATILLLLSVAFNYSLARFLSQLSGKKRKVLFVFAIFTNLFYLGAFKYFIFVWELFSDLRIGFGFPGLTWKPEILLPIGISFYTFHNISYLIEVYDERILPCKSFFTFAIYDLFFPLLLLGPIERPGNLIPQIESEQTITKEKVWNGISLFIWGVFIKSTIADPFSRYVEIHSPNFDSLEPGILWIVAPVIAFQVYADFFGYSLCAMGLAEMMGFQLMNNFKRPFFASNPSLFWSKWHISLSTWLRDYVYIKLGGNRHGFFRENINLMVVWFLAGIWHGAGYGFLIWGVYLGLCLVFYRSLKHYGFVKESNHIQFILGIFLTFYSFSLGLLLFRIQSPMETKLILENLSHLPNVSSIPIMVLLTIIPLLAFDLWQEWKDTDRPNFFISSKPFSFLIMFFFLFLWFSLFSPFGKQDFFYFQF is encoded by the coding sequence GTGTTATTTAACTCTCTTTCTTTTCTTTTTCATTTTCTTCTATTCTACACTATTTATTATTTTGTTTCCTATCGAATTCGAAAATATCTGCTTTTGGCTTTTGGGATTTATTTTTATTCAAAGTGGAATGTTAACGCTACAATTCTATTGCTTCTTTCTGTGGCATTTAACTATAGTTTGGCTAGGTTTTTGTCACAACTCTCTGGGAAAAAGAGGAAAGTCCTTTTCGTATTCGCAATTTTTACTAACTTATTCTATCTTGGCGCGTTTAAGTATTTTATCTTTGTTTGGGAATTATTTTCTGATTTAAGAATTGGTTTTGGTTTTCCTGGATTAACATGGAAACCTGAAATTTTGTTACCCATTGGTATTTCTTTTTATACATTTCATAATATTAGTTATTTGATAGAAGTTTATGATGAAAGAATTCTTCCTTGTAAGAGTTTTTTTACTTTTGCTATATATGATTTGTTTTTCCCTTTATTGTTGCTCGGTCCAATTGAAAGACCTGGTAATCTTATACCACAAATAGAATCGGAACAAACCATTACTAAAGAAAAAGTTTGGAATGGTATATCTTTGTTTATTTGGGGAGTTTTTATAAAATCAACCATTGCAGATCCATTTTCTCGTTATGTAGAAATCCATTCTCCGAACTTTGATTCCTTAGAACCTGGGATTTTGTGGATTGTCGCTCCAGTGATAGCGTTTCAAGTGTATGCTGATTTTTTTGGATATTCTCTCTGTGCAATGGGGCTTGCCGAAATGATGGGTTTTCAATTGATGAATAACTTCAAAAGACCATTTTTTGCATCCAATCCTTCTCTGTTTTGGTCCAAATGGCATATTTCTTTATCTACTTGGTTACGTGATTATGTTTATATTAAGTTAGGTGGAAACCGGCATGGTTTCTTTCGTGAAAACATAAACTTAATGGTTGTTTGGTTCCTTGCGGGAATTTGGCATGGGGCAGGCTATGGTTTTTTGATTTGGGGAGTATATTTAGGGCTTTGTTTGGTATTCTATCGTTCTTTAAAACATTATGGGTTTGTAAAGGAATCAAATCATATCCAATTTATCCTTGGGATATTTCTTACGTTTTATAGTTTTTCATTAGGGCTACTATTATTTCGAATTCAATCGCCAATGGAAACAAAGTTGATTTTGGAAAACTTATCCCATTTACCAAACGTATCTTCCATACCAATTATGGTTTTATTAACCATAATCCCATTGTTAGCATTTGATTTATGGCAAGAGTGGAAAGATACCGACAGGCCCAATTTTTTTATTTCATCGAAACCCTTTTCCTTTTTGATAATGTTTTTTTTCTTATTTCTTTGGTTTTCTTTATTTTCACCTTTTGGGAAACAGGATTTCTTTTATTTCCAGTTTTAG